A section of the Phycodurus eques isolate BA_2022a chromosome 4, UOR_Pequ_1.1, whole genome shotgun sequence genome encodes:
- the eva1ba gene encoding eva-1 homolog Ba translates to MDVKKKEMDLLSNSIAAYAHIKANPESFGLYFVLGVCFGLVLTLCLLVIRISCKPRTRTTTTGAASSTPEKKTPRDDEDAESDDEEEDDERDDVEAPALLLATTVTTEIPVGNESNHSDGTLNVFTSAEELERAQRMEERERIIREIWRNGQPDILGSGTGTIGRVHYY, encoded by the exons ATGGATGTCAAAAAGAAGGAAATGGATCTCCTGAGCAACAGCATAGCTGCTTACGCGCACATCAAAG CTAACCCGGAGAGCTTCGGCCTGTACTTTGTGCTGGGTGTGTGCTTCGGCCTCGTTCTGACACTTTGTTTGCTGGTTATCCGCATCTCCTGCAAGCCGCGCacccgcaccaccaccaccgggGCCGCCTCATCCACGCCAGAGAAAAAAACACCACGGGACGACGAAGATGCGGAGAGCGATGACGAGGAAGAGGACGACGAAAGGGACGACGTGGAAGCGCCCGCCCTTCTGCTCGCCACCACAGTCACCACAGAGATCCCCGTGGGGAATGAGAGCAACCACTCGGACGGGACGCTGAATGTGTTCACGTCGGCTGAGGAGCTGGAGAGGGCGCAGCGGATGGAGGAGCGGGAACGTATCATACGGGAGATCTGGAGGAACGGACAGCCGGACATCCTGGGATCAGGAACAGGGACCATCGGAAGAGTGCATTACTACTAA